The Gouania willdenowi chromosome 14, fGouWil2.1, whole genome shotgun sequence nucleotide sequence TTATGATCTATTGTATACAATGCTTTTTTTAAGTCAATGAATACACAGATTGCATACTTCTTATTATCAATAGTGCTTATGATCTCTTCTGTTAAATCCATTAAAGCTTGTGCTGTTGATCTACCTCCCCTAAAACCATACTGAcgaggggtgttgaaaaaaaaaattgattcgccgatatatcgcgatattacgttgcgcaattctcggatcgattctaaatgcatccatatcctttttttcacctttatttaaccaggaaagtcttttccactgcaggagacattgtaactacacaaagaagtgctgaaacatgggcatgttgaccagcttgtgttttatcaatcaaatctaaaaagaaagtactcactttctgcatttatttcttGTTCTAGACATATACCTGAgttatgttgcactaaagtctaagttgctttaaaagccacaggcagattgtaagttatttttttattttaagtttttggcaCATGACATTTGAAGCCAatattttgagtgtaaaatatgccaataaaatatattttatacataatgttctcatgaaggtgtacaaatttacagatcAGTTGTTtcgtaagtcatatatatatatatatatatatatatatatatatatatatatatatatatatataaaaattcacaatattctctttatactttaatattgggatatattgtatcgtgacctacactatgtatcgggatatgaatcgtatcgccagatgccaaacaatacacacccctaatactGACCATCCATAAGTAATTTCTGTTTCTCTTGAAAACTGTCCAGCCTTGAAACAAAGAGCTTTtctaaaaaattgtaaattgacAAAGTAATGAAACTGGCCTGTAACTGGTAAACTGGTGCTTGTCTCCAGCCTTGTACAGAGGAAGAACTTTTgtaacattcattttatttggaAATGTACCAGTTTTAAAAGACGAATTAAGAACATACGTGAGCGGATCAATGATGCCAtcctcaatgttttttttaccaggGTCATATCAAGATTGTTCCAGTCCTTTGATGTCTTATTCTTACAATTTGTAACAATatctattatttcttttttgtctaCTTGTTTTAAGAACATTGCGTTTCCTGTGTTGTCTTCCTTCCTCTTGACTGAggagtttttatttgttctgcTAATTTAGGCTCAGTATTTATGAAGAAATCATTGATATCATCTGCACCAGTTGTATATCCTCAATTTTTTTGTTAGCATCATGAAAAACATCTGGATAATgagttttttctgatttatttctTGTTATACTAGATAATATTCTCCATGTTTCCCTCAtattatttgtgttgttttctagATTCTAGTTTATCATAATAAtcctttttacattttctcatAATATTAGTTAATTTGTTCTtaatgatttatatatatatatataaaactcttcctcaccctccgcgggcggtcgccttttgtttttcctccaccttcttccttctcctctaccagaggcctgggagctatatatatatatatatatatatacagtatatatatatatatatatattttattttttttttctttctgattctgttgttttcatttttataaaatttctatatcagttgttgtttttcctgcatGCATTTAATAATCCTTTTGTGATCCAAGGCCTTTCATTATATACTGCTTTAGTTTTGTATTGTTGCATGGGACAGTGTTTGTCATAAAGAGctgtaaatatatttatcaaTGTCTCATACACTTGGTCGATGTTATCATATTCATACACTTCCTTCCAATCTTTTGATAAAAGTTATTCTCTGAACGCATTTATGGTGCGTTTGGTTCTCACCCTCTTGAATCTAGttatcttttctttatttttctgtctacAGTCTGGGTCATACTGTACATTGTGATCACTTATATCACTCAATAACAGTCCACTCACtaagttgtttttaatattgttggTAAATATATGATCTATTAATGTTTtactgtttattaatgtgttaCTTGTTTATTCCTCCTGTTGTTTTGGTTCATTTCATACCTTTTTAACTCAAAATTCATTCCTTTCTCAGAGTCTAGCCAAGTTTCTGACATGGCAATCACATTAAATGGATTATTAAAACTGAGTATTATATTCTTTGATATTTTGGTGGTTTGTGTATAAACTACTATTTATGTGTATAATTGATAAACACCCACTTGTAGCAAATTTAGAGTTAAACCGTTCATCTGTATAAAATCTGCAATTATTGTTTGAATCTCTtgaaattaacattttaaactaaaaatacactcctcaaaacctcatatttttaatgtttttgtttcttaattttccgttacacgtacccccatttgtgaaacactggcataaataatactaaacgttcctggataacagtgaatattattcagataaataaataaaacccctAACTGCTCCCCATGTGAAAGTAACCCTAACCATTAAAAAGATCCCTGGCAGCTGATTGGACAGCTGAAGTCCCACATGATGACATTGTGCTTCCACTGTTTCTGTGTGTCAGACAACATCTGGACCGACCAGAACCTGCAGCTGGACCCAGACCTGCCCTCGGGCTGGAGAATCATCCAGGACTCCTCAGGGACTTATTATTGGCACGTTCCCAGTGGCTCCACCCAGTGGCACCACCCACGCCTCTCACGGAGCATACAGCCTCAGCACAGCCAGGTAGGAGACACGTCCACTGGTCTACTGGTCCACTGGTCCATTAGTCTACTGGTCCACTAGTCCACCGGTCTACTGATCCACTGGTCCACCGGTCTACTGGTCCTCTGGTCCACTGGTCTACTGGTCCACTAGTCTACTGGTCTACTGGTCCATTGGTCCTCTGGTCTACTGGTCCACTAGTCCACTGGTCTACTGGTCTACTAGTCTACTGGTCTACTGGTCTACTGGTCTACTGGTCTACTAGTCCACTGGTCTACTGGTCTACTGGTCTACTAGTCCACTGGTCTACTGGTCCACTGGTCTACTGGTCTACTAGTCCACTGGTCTACTAGTCCACTGGTCTACTGGTCTACTGGTCTACTAGTCCACTGGTCTACTGGTCCACTGGTCTACTGGTCTACTAGTCTACTGGTCTACTGGTCTACTGGTCTACTAGTCTACTAGTCCACTGGTCTACTAGTCTACTAGTCCACTGGTCTACTGGTCCACTGGTCTACTGGTCTACTGGTCCACTAGTCCACTGGTCTACTAGTCCACTGGTCTACTGGTCTACTAGTCCACTGGTCTACTAGTCTACTAGTCTACTAGTCCACTGGTCCACTGGTCTACTGGTCTACTGGTCTACTAGTCCACTGGTCTACTGGTCTACTAGTCCACTGGTCTACTAGTCTACTAGTCCACTGGTCTACTAGTCTACTAGTCTACTAGTCCACTGGTCTACTGGTCTACTGGTCTACTAGTCCACTGGTCTACTGGTCTACTGGTCTACTGGTCTACTGGTCTACTGGTCTACTAGTCCACTGGTCTACTGGTCTACTGGTCTACTGGTCTACTAGTCCACTGGTCCCCTGGACTACTGGTCTACTTGTCCTGTGAGTCCACGTTTATCCAGGTCCTCCTCTATGTGTGTCAGCAGAACGAGTCCAGTTCAGCGAGCGGTCCAGCACAGGCGTCACCTGAGaacaggtcacacacacacacacacacacacacacacacacacacgcacacacacgttctGATCTGATCAGCATCCTGTTTCATCAGATCACACTGGACCCATGAGGAAGTGAACACGCACGAGCCGGACACCAAGGTACACTCACAAtacaaacaacataaaacacaacGGAAGAAATGACaacactaaattaaaataaattatttactaaaTAAGTTACAATGAGCTTTCCTCTGACTCCCACCACATCACTGGATACCAGCAGTGTTTAGACTGTGGTTGGTAATTAATGCTgtaatgcaggggtgtcaaactcattttagttcaggggccaaatacagaccagtttgatctcaagtagggaaaaaagaacaactttaacattattttaCCCTAATTTTCAACATCAGTTTAATTCACTCACATTTTGTGTGAGAAAcctttgtgagaaattgcaagatttgtggaaaaatttcgAGTTATTTCttcaatttgcaattaaaaatgtattcatgtgatataaacaaagagtATTAAGAGTATTGTGGAgctggtgaatttgagatatctacaactgaattatttggtaatttacacaataattaatgttttctctgttatttttactttctcctgtgggacaaattggatgctctaaacgGCCTGATTTGGcacccgggccttgagtttgacacatgtgctctaaATGCATTACTCTGTGAACTAAAGGGTAAcagttactgtatgtgtgttacAGCGTTATTACCTCTGCCAAAGAGGTAATAATTTCAccagcgtttatttatttatctgtttattcGTTTGACCTTAAGGATTGATGAGGTTTTGCTAAAATTTTAACCTAAGATAgtccttacaccatggaagattccattatgtttggaggggatccagatcaatatactttAAGAAAGTTAGTAATTTTGTCTAATCTAAGTTCTTAGACATTTACTGAGTGAAATTGTAGTCTAAGgaactttaaataattttgcatttatttctgcaatatttcatttcagCGTGTGATGGTCAGCAGTTATCTATCTATTCAACACACATCTATCGACACACAGTGATTTATGAGAAAAGCAGAGAAAATTTCTGCTCattcaaaaacaagacaacaaaatCTGAGCTCatcatcacaaaaaaaacataacacgACTTCTGAAAAATGGAGAAGGGtttagtgacacacacacaaatacacacagagcaATAATAGAAAAGTGTCTGTAACCTTGTTTGATGTTCTTTTTCACAGATGTTCACCGTGCACTCTCTGGGCTGGCTGCAGGTGGATGAGGAGGATCTTTCTCCTGGTCGCAGCAGTCTCGCTGTCAACCAAGTCATTCAGCAGTTATCTCACTGCAAAAGCCCTGAGCAGACAGACAGAACCTGGGCTCAGGTGAGACACATGTCTGGGTTCAAAGAAACCACAACTCTGGCTTCAAAGAAGCCCTTCTTCTCTTCCACAGAGGTGCTTTAAAATCAAGTTGACATCAGGTTCATGTAAACCAGTTTCaaataaatcaagttcaaaTAAATCAGTTTCATGTAAACCAGTTTCAGATAAACCATATTTAAATAAACCAAGTTCAAATTAATCGGgttcatttaaactaagttcAATCAGTTTCATACAAACCAGGTTCAAATAAATCAGGTTCATGTAAACCGGGTTTAAATAAATCAGGTTCATATAAACCAGTTTCAAATGAATTACATTAATATAAACTAAGCTCAAATAAATCAGGATCATCTAAACCAGGTTAAAATAAATCAGGATCAtctaaaccaggtttaaactggTTTCTATATTCCTTTCTTCAGGGTCAGGAGATGATGCTGATGTTAAAGAAAGACACTCTGTCCCTATTGGACCCTTTAGACCACACCCTCCTTTACCGTCAGCCAATCATCAACATCCGTGTGTGGGGCGTGGGCTGTAACAATGGCAGGTgagccaatcagcattcagaCGATGAGCGATGATGTCACTGTGTCTGTGCTCCTCCCACTGACGATGTCACTATTTCTGTGCTCCGCCTCCCCCTATGCTTTGCATGCTTAGAGACAGGTAAACAAACCACTCCCACTTTCATATGCTctcacctggaccccctgctaACCTCtgcttgtctgtgtgtgtattttttgttgtgtatctatgtgtgtgtttgtgtgtttcaggttCTTTGCGTTTATCGCCGCTGACGCCTCCGTTTTTAAGTGTCACGTGTTTGGTTGTGACGCTCCTGCTAAAACCATTGCTGCGGCTCTGCACGACACCTGTGCCAAGGTGAGACCTTGAGTCCTGGAGGGTGTTtcagaaaggaggttcaacaaactctgagtttatcaATGAACTCTGAGTTAACAAACCCATGCTTCTGAATAGTCCTTCCTATcttctttcctatccacttttcctaaaCCCCCAGAAGTATTTAAGTGTTGGCCATGATGAAGAGTGTTctaattctctaaaagctaaggaaaggaggctcaaagcttccttttttacctcctttaacctaggaaacactgatgcatcctttaccaaaggagaccacataatactgacccacaattcattgcggggacatttaaagggacccgctcagtagagtgttcacggaaactcacaaagACTGAAAAAGGACgcagatcatgtaagttaccaatgcaataatatgaacaactttaaataacctaaaatccatatcttatgatatgtaagtcatattatcagattataactgacataaaacagacactgtagttaaagaaaaagggatcagagacatttttagccacattatgttttatttaccatatttcattcacctaggaatgctttgagCGGTTGTACATGCGTATGTCTACAACtttatgtaggcctatatcttgcataaatgtaacaatttcataaaatcttacttattttggattaatgttgattagtGAGTGGAAGGTAAGTGTgaacaaccattctcaatgtgacgttttTTTAGGTTCACTTTtcttcctcgtagcctggtaacctcttttcctttgatatacattcaaaccttgtgatatttgagattatatcagttgTTATgggcacaggggaaagtgttagaaatgtgattttagtccatttttggaaattagtagtttttttcaccacagcagacgtcactaactaAGTCAcatattacgtcacctagtgaaAGTGcctctgattgtcaaaacaaagcgtttccctaactcctttatggagtctcctaacacctttccttaacctgTGATGTCATTCactgggttaaggaaaagtggataggaaaggaggtaggaggtaggagggactattccctaaatgctctgcatccataatgttgaaaagaaaaaacaccgTTTGCAAAGAAATGTAGAACTGCACCCAACATTTGTAACAATGTGAgcacacgtctgtggtgtgtgatgttactaaggTGAggtcagagaaaagtgttaaggtaaattaaagtgttccttaAGAAGCGGTAGAGTATTCCTCAGGAAAAGAAAGAATATCCAGTCTTGGATGGAAACATGTCTCGTGGCGTAGAGCATCTCTAGCATCTCTCTAACCTCAACATCGATCGTATTTGGAATGAAATGactggtgttcaggtgggcggagccaggtaaaAACCCAGGGTTAGGGTTCacaaatgttaccatggtgacatacaCAAATACTTACCTCGCTTTATACAACCGGAGACATAACCCGCTTTCTGAAATACCCCCTGATGTGTTTAAAGTCAGCATGTGatcagtagtgtgtgtgtgtgtgtgtgtgtgtgtgtgtgtgtgtgttaatcagGAAGTTGTTTATTTCCAGATGATGTCAGAGAAGAAACTGTCCCGTTCAATAACCATGGAGAACTTTTCACCTGAACATCTACCCAGACAAGGTCAGACTTCACTGGCTACTCCgtgctctctgattggctctcaCTGTTTCCTGACTGAACTCTTGCtcctctctgattggctcagtgCTCTTTCTGGAGGCGGTGCAGCAAAAGGTTCAGAAGTTTGTAGTTCGGTATGTTGGGAACTTGCCGGTGTCCAGAGCCATGGGTGAGAAACACCTCAACACATTGTTCTGTTCAGCCAATGAGCTGAGCTTAGCCCCTCCCCCTGTGTGAGTGTCTGCGCTCTGATTGGCTCTCTGCAGGTATGGAGGTCCTGAACCGAGCCATTGAGAGCATCATGACCGCCACAGACACCGAGGACTGGGACCCGGCCTTCATGCACATCAGTGACAGCACGCTGTCGCTGTGGAGGGAGGTGGGTGACCcgtgagggggcgtggcctggaGCTGAGTGTGAGAGTTTCATCTTCCTGCTACGTCTCCGTAGGACGCCGATGAACCTATGTGGGAGTGTCAGGTTCGATTCCTCACCTTCCTGGGCGTCGGCCAGGACAGCCACACCTTCGCTGTGATTGCTGACGGCAGCTCGCAGCGTTTCGAGTGTCACGTGTTCTGGTGTGAGCCGGACGCCGGGGTTGTGTCTGAGGCTGTGCAGGCGGCGTGCATGGTGAGGGGCCACCaatcaacatatttattttctgcATCAGGgcaacattttcattaaaactaCATTTGGGACGTTGAAAATCATGGAAATGAAAGGTTGCAGTAGATCATggatcattccatgtcattttggTCTTAAAGAATTCtgagtaatacagctccacctactctctcaatatatatatatatatatatatcctatcTGGtagacatgccagcccctcaaaattagaaaaaggtTTCTTGGGGTttgacctcatgtaaaggattttcaatatttgtgaGTGATGAAATAAcccaataaaaatgaaaaaattgctttaaaaaatttgttttatatcccaagaaactGTAGcctttatattataaattaaaacagatcagattttttcttacattcccacatgcagttatgggtcaatgaaaatagtaaaaattgATTTTATGTCACAGTGTGGTGTGGGCCCAAATGCCTCaagagatggaggcagaatgcaggcATAGCGTTCCCAGAACCAATCATGTTTATTCCAACAAAactaaaatccaaaaaaacagcACGAAGAAACCAGGGAACAAAACACAGCAGGGCATGAAGAGGGTCGACAATGACGCAAGACATTACCAATGATCCAGCAAAcacactgtgtccaagcactcagctaaatagtggaggaggcctgattgggaatgggccacacctgggtggaaacatgagggagctcatcagtcaccaaccaagcacacagacatcactggggggtggagccacaagcaggaacacctgaaacacagacaagagacaaacacaggaggccagactcaaacagaataaacaaagacacagaataacttaaAGAGGACCCCAAGGTCTACACAACAAAACCAAACCTGACATTTTAGCAGATTGTCACCAAAGAACCAATGTATaaatgtgactaatcattagtgatgtgaacagtctatgtttatagctctaagctgatcacattacagggagctgagacatatgctaagttgtttactgaagaaccaaacatgttccagacccaaacacaatcacttttttccaattttgaggag carries:
- the LOC114475486 gene encoding amyloid-beta A4 precursor protein-binding family B member 3-like isoform X2 — its product is MMGKDYMLAIIIVNYDDNIWTDQNLQLDPDLPSGWRIIQDSSGTYYWHVPSGSTQWHHPRLSRSIQPQHSQNESSSASGPAQASPENRSHWTHEEVNTHEPDTKMFTVHSLGWLQVDEEDLSPGRSSLAVNQVIQQLSHCKSPEQTDRTWAQGQEMMLMLKKDTLSLLDPLDHTLLYRQPIINIRVWGVGCNNGRDRFFAFIAADASVFKCHVFGCDAPAKTIAAALHDTCAKMMSEKKLSRSITMENFSPEHLPRQVLFLEAVQQKVQKFVVRYVGNLPVSRAMGMEVLNRAIESIMTATDTEDWDPAFMHISDSTLSLWREDADEPMWECQVRFLTFLGVGQDSHTFAVIADGSSQRFECHVFWCEPDAGVVSEAVQAACMVQYQKCLVAQTPPPRSKSLHETPLNVKRSNSMDGAAFAPLMSLYHHDRSSTIGRATKAGGGVRKGMLAFFETFRNKQGTGS
- the LOC114475486 gene encoding amyloid-beta A4 precursor protein-binding family B member 3-like isoform X1 — protein: MMGKDYMLAIIIVNYDDNIWTDQNLQLDPDLPSGWRIIQDSSGTYYWHVPSGSTQWHHPRLSRSIQPQHSQQNESSSASGPAQASPENRSHWTHEEVNTHEPDTKMFTVHSLGWLQVDEEDLSPGRSSLAVNQVIQQLSHCKSPEQTDRTWAQGQEMMLMLKKDTLSLLDPLDHTLLYRQPIINIRVWGVGCNNGRDRFFAFIAADASVFKCHVFGCDAPAKTIAAALHDTCAKMMSEKKLSRSITMENFSPEHLPRQVLFLEAVQQKVQKFVVRYVGNLPVSRAMGMEVLNRAIESIMTATDTEDWDPAFMHISDSTLSLWREDADEPMWECQVRFLTFLGVGQDSHTFAVIADGSSQRFECHVFWCEPDAGVVSEAVQAACMVQYQKCLVAQTPPPRSKSLHETPLNVKRSNSMDGAAFAPLMSLYHHDRSSTIGRATKAGGGVRKGMLAFFETFRNKQGTGS
- the LOC114475486 gene encoding amyloid-beta A4 precursor protein-binding family B member 3-like isoform X3, which gives rise to MMGKDYMLAIIIVNYDDNIWTDQNLQLDPDLPSGWRIIQDSSGTYYWHVPSGSTQWHHPRLSRSIQPQHSQQNESSSASGPAQASPENRSHWTHEEVNTHEPDTKMFTVHSLGWLQVDEEDLSPGRSSLAVNQVIQQLSHCKSPEQTDRTWAQGQEMMLMLKKDTLSLLDPLDHTLLYRQPIINIRVWGVGCNNGRFFAFIAADASVFKCHVFGCDAPAKTIAAALHDTCAKMMSEKKLSRSITMENFSPEHLPRQVLFLEAVQQKVQKFVVRYVGNLPVSRAMGMEVLNRAIESIMTATDTEDWDPAFMHISDSTLSLWREDADEPMWECQVRFLTFLGVGQDSHTFAVIADGSSQRFECHVFWCEPDAGVVSEAVQAACMVQYQKCLVAQTPPPRSKSLHETPLNVKRSNSMDGAAFAPLMSLYHHDRSSTIGRATKAGGGVRKGMLAFFETFRNKQGTGS